The genome window TGACACAAAGCATGCCTTTTAATACTCTTGAGTGGTATAAAATAAACTACTATTTAAATGTTTCGTTTTTTAAGTATTCTGGAGTAGTAACAAAAACAGAAGTTTCAGAAGATTTAAAACTCCCTAACACGTGCCCATATCATGGACAGAAGGAAATTCCTGGAAATGGTGCCTCCTGCTGCAGTGGGCATTGTTCTCGGAGGGGTCAGCGCATGGCTAATCACCGAGCCGGGCAGGCGCACAATCAGGGACCAGAATCAGCTTTACAGGGCCAAGATAGACACTTTATCCTGGCAAAACCAGAACCTTGAGGACAGGCTTTCAGGCTTAATTTTGCAGCATGAGGCTGAAAAGGCTGAATTTGAAAGGGCCTTGCAGGAACTTGAGGAAAAATACAGCGGCTTAATGGCGCATATAAGGGAAGATGGCCTTGAAATAGACTATAACAAGCATCCTTTCAGGACCCAGATCAAAAAATATGAGCCATTCCTTGATGACGCATTAAAAAAATATTCATCAATCTATCCTGTGAGCAAATTACTGATGCTTTGCCTTGTTGAGGCGGAATCAGGATTCGGCAGCCATAATTTTTCATTGGCAGGCGCTGCATATGACTGGCAACTGATTCCTGAAACAGCGCGGGACATGGGGCTGCATGTTGAAACAACAGACAATTATGAAAAAGGCCTTGATTACCGTGCCAAAAGAAGAAGCCAGTCAAGTGTCTTAGCATCAACGCGAAACGAGCTTCGGGGGTTCATCCAAAGATTTAGCGACGGGGAGGAATTCA of Candidatus Woesearchaeota archaeon contains these proteins:
- a CDS encoding transglycosylase SLT domain-containing protein, whose translation is MDRRKFLEMVPPAAVGIVLGGVSAWLITEPGRRTIRDQNQLYRAKIDTLSWQNQNLEDRLSGLILQHEAEKAEFERALQELEEKYSGLMAHIREDGLEIDYNKHPFRTQIKKYEPFLDDALKKYSSIYPVSKLLMLCLVEAESGFGSHNFSLAGAAYDWQLIPETARDMGLHVETTDNYEKGLDYRAKRRSQSSVLASTRNELRGFIQRFSDGEEFRTVGDFLEHLDERYSQANVNRAKYLFGELDNQQLYYAILQDKERGYMSLYKADMIEIDKLPEAEVLKKDERKNLKLATDAAVHYMAYLMKKAEGNPLRALSMYNAGPGNVQIMPYTETVGYIDKIFHKYHQYKKILAGKGSLPTELAPPNANK